A window of the Cystobacter fuscus genome harbors these coding sequences:
- a CDS encoding phospholipase D-like domain-containing protein translates to MDHPDIPDAWEVWPEMVNGARRSIDLAEFYLSNAPGSRLETVIQALEAAADRGVKVRVLAEEKFAKTYPETLERLAKRPGITVRRMDTAASMGGVLHAKYFVVDGREAYLGSQNFDWRSLEHIQELGLRVRVPSVVRALADVFEQDWALAGGEPKPTVSTSAAGPFSAHVEGGEVSVTPALSPQGYLPDPGTWDLPKLVGLIDGAKRSVRVQVLTYKTKGRDGSVFTDLEDALKRAAARGVTVELLVADWSQRKGTIEGLQALQAPPGLTVKLFTVPPWSGGFVPFARVVHAKYLVVDGERAWVGTSNWEKDYFTQSRNVGVIVEGQAFARQLERFFSDNWTSPYASVVDPRATYTAPNISGSP, encoded by the coding sequence ATGGATCACCCAGACATCCCCGACGCCTGGGAGGTCTGGCCAGAGATGGTCAACGGGGCCAGGCGCTCGATCGACCTCGCCGAGTTCTACCTGAGCAACGCGCCGGGCAGCCGCCTGGAGACGGTGATTCAAGCGCTCGAGGCCGCGGCGGACCGGGGCGTGAAGGTGCGCGTGCTCGCCGAGGAGAAGTTCGCGAAGACCTACCCGGAGACGCTCGAGCGGCTGGCGAAGCGGCCGGGCATCACCGTGCGCCGCATGGACACCGCCGCCTCCATGGGCGGCGTGCTGCACGCGAAGTACTTCGTCGTGGACGGGCGCGAGGCGTACCTGGGCAGCCAGAACTTCGACTGGCGCTCGCTGGAGCACATCCAGGAGCTGGGCCTGCGCGTGCGTGTCCCCAGCGTCGTGCGCGCGCTCGCGGACGTCTTCGAGCAGGACTGGGCCCTCGCGGGTGGAGAGCCCAAGCCCACTGTGTCCACCTCGGCGGCGGGCCCGTTCTCCGCCCACGTCGAGGGAGGCGAGGTGTCGGTGACGCCCGCGCTGAGCCCCCAGGGCTACCTGCCCGACCCCGGTACGTGGGACCTGCCGAAGCTGGTGGGACTCATCGATGGCGCGAAGCGCTCGGTGCGGGTGCAGGTGCTTACCTACAAGACGAAGGGACGCGATGGGAGCGTCTTCACCGACCTCGAGGACGCGCTGAAGCGGGCCGCGGCGCGTGGGGTGACGGTGGAACTGCTCGTGGCGGACTGGAGCCAGCGCAAGGGCACCATCGAGGGTCTTCAAGCCCTCCAGGCCCCGCCGGGATTGACGGTGAAGCTGTTCACCGTGCCGCCCTGGTCCGGAGGCTTCGTTCCCTTCGCGCGCGTGGTGCACGCCAAGTACCTGGTGGTGGACGGCGAGCGGGCGTGGGTGGGCACGAGCAACTGGGAGAAGGACTACTTCACCCAGAGCCGCAACGTGGGCGTCATCGTGGAGGGGCAGGCCTTCGCTCGTCAGCTCGAGCGCTTCTTCTCGGACAACTGGACGAGCCCGTATGCCTCGGTCGTGGATCCCCGCGCAACGTACACCGCGCCCAACATCAGCGGCTCGCCATGA
- a CDS encoding Imm50 family immunity protein: MAWMDLLGKAEFFRKLYPVEPSLRKVRVHEVELLQDGPTVFLRFDLNDFPSAPPSKWLNAGANTAHVKLLCSGVLGLEIQGWTTNNLADIDISRREEGGLILTASAEGFRFKGVFKFIWVDSISGYTQKV, from the coding sequence ATGGCCTGGATGGATCTGCTGGGGAAAGCGGAGTTTTTCCGGAAACTGTATCCGGTCGAGCCTTCGCTGCGGAAGGTGCGAGTGCATGAGGTGGAACTGCTTCAAGATGGTCCCACGGTGTTCCTCCGATTCGATTTGAACGATTTTCCCTCCGCGCCTCCCTCGAAGTGGCTCAACGCGGGCGCCAATACGGCACATGTGAAGTTGCTGTGTAGTGGTGTGCTTGGCTTGGAGATACAGGGATGGACCACCAACAATCTTGCGGACATCGACATCTCGAGGCGCGAGGAGGGCGGCCTGATATTGACGGCCTCGGCGGAGGGTTTCCGCTTCAAGGGGGTTTTTAAATTCATCTGGGTGGATTCTATCTCGGGCTATACGCAGAAGGTTTGA
- a CDS encoding RHS repeat-associated core domain-containing protein produces MGQLSGVAFEAADLSRGGYTLESPFVVPSDHGPLLAPVFPQYSVEQGLSEWGMGWQSNLFLTRFRHVGTLDYVTDGLTGPWGELVQGLDGSWYPRGLSAHVRVEATADGFVAFLPDGSRHTFGGPSRVQTGAGVYSWPLTEVVTATGRKTRLTYEQNASGRPFLKTVSFGGVGNTARYQLDFIYEAVRVPFSDWRSSRALVLDQRVKFVKVSAWDPASASFRERWHYVLSYEEEALSPAFYMKEIVRVFASGESEPPVRYTYHVGTEKLTSAEFRPVPQFDPVVKRLGWDVLYPTRSAPLDVDENGQLELEHNKSNLLVVQGPQGFSFQELPAPSGPVHRPCRWEPYEENPVRQLVKLRPTDTEYSVLDVRYGAQSSSQLTLCARDGVAVHTLQLPGYWEPGPNNRLVDLDRDHRPDFIEIFSGGYRVLPNQSDASGYAFGSPITRFLSPAFPADASWLHDMNGDGLLDIVSRFDSGLAVWSGTGAKYEFSPEAIIIPFLVDGTVLGNLSDYQLHFVDVNKDGAADALLALDGLMFVFINDGTRLQYIRVPAMFYPLGLIASYPMVVDVAGSGDTEVVVVEALEDRTMSVALNTAETGLLWTADDGKGTVLTFKYARAPAEPGGRQRATVLERLVVSSSGQEPVAYSYQYFHPRVHPQGLHLLGFDSVVRHAPSLVEQVHFLNDDTNAGLVVSSSESDSRTPGVIRYAERGYDLATFQGLPWRRLKAERAGYAQALRSGTQVVEEHTDYDYPAYEETVCPERTVLHTANGSLTTERRRAVVPGLVKHLHCLEDRIILSGQHADRSINFSHEAWLTRNAVGLVERVQSLGEEGLLTLQEVMYRSDYSVERVSVPGQGHTLFTLEPDSTLLRKVTSPDGSVLEVTSREPLTDAIRSLTSQHGTQLYTQAFRYDGQERLQKNWNSLGHATEADPALLLAYEFATDVKPAVVNVTTLVDGLSGARRRSVEWSTASGAQVASAQLIPEGWAFDGVTTFHPEQLETREHNRPTEPPTSEPAALTYQGLRTGMQPVAMRRSAGLGHEIAAFSKLHADVERQVVSSLDVESGLLRRERVENDVYRTRFWLNASEKVLRREEPDGTQFGFERDALDRVRRVLLPDGKTHGVTYDAHGRVKQVTREGLATLVHEYEPVTGLLRSRRFLSAQGVAQRSESWTYDAIGRKSVEEHTDLIQGAVQHYRFFYDGATPDEPGRRTYLGELSAVQGEGYLKTFDYRADGKLSRYVLRLDGWRTVASEFTYADNGEARQTTTSVWDAIGGLLSVSSNEHRWDAHGRLSEVWLNGYPLATFAYDANGQASTATFTTGDQVLLGYDPLTHERLSISQWAAGGWHSSNALRFNARGFPDHDTFVIGGKNLQRQYAYSPQGFLTDARDAENAYSYGFDGSGLPTSIEEQGSRRDLSWASGSLTAGNTLYTFDALGRSLSKGDLSFSYGPNGHLALATRGGNTWRFLYDENGQRLLKFSGATPVAAYLEQGAYLDAGGLAEPFKFSGQLVGLVRGNSFHLLAADARGTLMAELDGTPRLASPFGHRTIHPDIAAIVDYVQKGYDADLELVRMGVRDYDPTINRFLTPDPLFLEEPERCVDSPAECNLYGYAGGNPVAYVDPTGKALESVWDAASLGMGLASIAMWDKNTSTAAKVVDVVSVIVDGAALALPFVPGGAGAVIKGYRTANKAVDAVKNADEVMAALQASNRVDLSAINRSRNVPTSHYNPSTLNAQGNAARAGSHTKPVNLPAWKKVEIDMDHIASGHMRGGSRVSPQKDLFPDHMTRNQVESSVRQAYRHAEPVASQGPRVLVRGPGPGFRIEMWVNKETKAIETAYPLF; encoded by the coding sequence GTGGGCCAGCTCTCGGGAGTTGCCTTCGAAGCGGCCGACCTGAGCCGGGGGGGATACACGCTGGAGTCGCCCTTCGTGGTGCCTTCGGACCACGGACCCCTGCTCGCGCCGGTCTTCCCCCAGTACTCCGTGGAGCAGGGGCTCTCCGAGTGGGGAATGGGTTGGCAGTCGAACCTCTTCCTGACCCGTTTCCGGCATGTAGGTACGCTGGATTACGTCACGGATGGACTGACGGGCCCCTGGGGTGAGCTCGTCCAGGGATTGGATGGAAGCTGGTACCCGCGGGGCTTGTCCGCCCACGTGCGGGTAGAGGCGACCGCGGATGGCTTCGTGGCCTTTCTGCCCGATGGCAGCCGGCATACGTTCGGCGGCCCCTCCCGGGTCCAGACCGGTGCCGGAGTCTATTCCTGGCCACTCACCGAAGTAGTGACGGCGACGGGCAGGAAGACGCGGCTCACCTATGAGCAGAACGCCTCCGGACGGCCCTTCCTCAAGACCGTGTCTTTTGGCGGAGTAGGGAACACGGCGCGGTACCAACTGGACTTCATCTACGAAGCCGTTCGAGTGCCATTCTCCGACTGGCGCTCGTCGCGGGCACTGGTGTTGGACCAGCGCGTCAAGTTCGTGAAGGTGTCCGCCTGGGACCCGGCATCCGCTTCCTTCCGCGAGCGATGGCATTACGTCCTCTCCTATGAGGAGGAGGCGCTCAGCCCGGCCTTCTATATGAAAGAAATTGTCCGGGTATTCGCCTCGGGTGAGTCCGAACCTCCCGTTCGTTACACGTACCACGTAGGGACCGAGAAGCTGACCTCCGCGGAGTTCAGGCCCGTGCCCCAATTCGACCCGGTGGTGAAGCGTCTGGGCTGGGACGTCCTCTATCCCACCCGCTCCGCGCCCCTCGACGTCGACGAGAACGGCCAGCTCGAACTCGAGCACAACAAGAGCAATCTCCTGGTGGTCCAGGGGCCTCAGGGCTTCTCCTTCCAGGAGTTGCCAGCCCCGAGTGGTCCCGTCCATAGGCCGTGCCGCTGGGAGCCCTACGAGGAGAACCCCGTACGCCAACTGGTGAAGTTGCGGCCCACGGATACGGAGTACAGCGTGCTGGATGTGCGCTATGGCGCGCAGTCCTCCTCTCAGCTCACGCTGTGCGCCCGTGACGGTGTCGCCGTGCACACCCTGCAACTCCCCGGCTATTGGGAGCCAGGTCCGAACAACCGGCTGGTGGACCTGGATCGCGACCACCGCCCCGACTTCATCGAGATCTTCAGTGGGGGCTACCGGGTGCTCCCCAATCAAAGTGATGCCTCCGGGTATGCTTTTGGCTCGCCCATCACCCGTTTCCTGTCTCCAGCCTTCCCCGCGGATGCGTCGTGGTTGCACGACATGAATGGGGATGGGTTGTTGGACATCGTCTCTCGTTTCGACTCCGGTCTGGCGGTCTGGTCTGGAACGGGCGCGAAGTACGAGTTCTCCCCCGAGGCGATCATCATTCCCTTCCTCGTCGATGGCACGGTGTTGGGGAATCTCTCGGACTACCAGCTCCACTTCGTGGATGTGAACAAGGATGGCGCGGCGGATGCCCTGCTGGCCTTGGATGGGTTGATGTTTGTCTTCATCAACGACGGAACCCGGCTGCAGTACATCCGGGTGCCCGCGATGTTCTACCCGCTCGGACTCATCGCCAGCTACCCCATGGTGGTGGACGTCGCGGGCAGTGGGGACACGGAAGTGGTCGTGGTGGAGGCCCTCGAGGACAGGACGATGTCGGTGGCGCTGAACACAGCGGAAACAGGTCTGCTGTGGACGGCGGACGACGGCAAGGGCACCGTGTTGACCTTCAAGTACGCACGGGCCCCCGCGGAGCCGGGGGGGCGCCAGCGTGCGACGGTGCTCGAGCGGCTGGTGGTTTCTTCCTCGGGCCAGGAGCCTGTCGCGTACTCGTATCAGTACTTTCATCCGCGGGTACATCCCCAGGGACTGCATCTGCTGGGGTTCGACAGCGTGGTGCGCCATGCGCCCTCGCTCGTCGAGCAGGTCCACTTCCTCAACGACGACACGAACGCGGGCCTCGTCGTGTCGTCCAGCGAATCTGACTCACGCACGCCGGGAGTCATCCGCTACGCGGAGCGCGGCTACGACCTGGCCACGTTCCAGGGGCTGCCCTGGCGGCGGTTGAAGGCGGAGCGCGCGGGGTATGCCCAAGCGCTGCGGAGTGGGACGCAGGTCGTGGAGGAGCATACCGACTACGACTATCCCGCCTACGAGGAGACGGTGTGCCCGGAGCGCACGGTGCTCCATACCGCGAATGGCTCGCTCACCACGGAGCGCCGTCGCGCCGTGGTGCCGGGCCTGGTGAAGCATCTGCACTGTCTGGAGGATCGCATCATCCTTTCCGGCCAGCATGCGGACAGGTCGATCAACTTCAGTCACGAGGCATGGCTGACGCGCAACGCGGTGGGCCTGGTGGAGCGGGTGCAAAGCCTGGGCGAGGAGGGGCTGCTCACCCTGCAAGAGGTGATGTACCGCTCGGACTACTCCGTGGAGCGCGTCTCGGTGCCTGGCCAGGGCCATACGCTCTTCACCCTGGAGCCGGACAGCACCCTGCTGCGCAAGGTGACGTCTCCGGACGGCTCGGTCCTGGAGGTGACCTCGCGAGAGCCGCTCACGGACGCCATCCGCTCCCTTACCAGCCAGCATGGCACGCAGCTCTACACGCAGGCGTTCCGCTACGATGGGCAGGAACGTCTCCAGAAGAACTGGAACAGCCTGGGCCATGCAACGGAGGCGGACCCGGCGTTGTTGCTCGCCTATGAATTCGCCACGGACGTGAAGCCCGCGGTGGTGAATGTCACCACGCTCGTGGATGGCCTTTCAGGAGCCCGGCGCCGTTCGGTGGAGTGGAGCACGGCCTCGGGCGCGCAGGTCGCCAGTGCCCAGCTCATTCCCGAGGGGTGGGCGTTCGACGGTGTCACGACGTTCCATCCGGAGCAGCTCGAGACGCGCGAGCACAACCGGCCCACCGAGCCGCCGACGTCGGAGCCGGCGGCGTTGACCTACCAGGGGCTGCGCACGGGAATGCAGCCCGTGGCCATGCGGCGCTCCGCTGGCTTGGGCCATGAGATTGCCGCGTTTTCCAAGCTCCACGCGGATGTGGAGCGGCAGGTGGTGTCGAGCCTCGATGTGGAGTCTGGCCTTCTGCGGCGTGAGCGGGTCGAGAACGATGTCTATCGGACGCGCTTCTGGCTGAACGCCTCGGAGAAGGTGCTGCGCCGCGAGGAGCCGGATGGCACCCAGTTCGGCTTCGAGCGTGATGCGCTCGACCGGGTGCGGCGTGTGCTCCTGCCGGATGGAAAGACCCATGGGGTCACCTACGATGCGCATGGCCGGGTGAAGCAGGTGACCCGAGAAGGGCTCGCGACCCTCGTCCATGAGTACGAACCCGTCACGGGCTTGCTACGAAGCCGACGGTTCCTGTCCGCACAAGGGGTGGCTCAGCGTTCGGAGTCGTGGACGTACGACGCGATCGGACGCAAGTCGGTGGAAGAGCACACGGATCTGATCCAGGGGGCCGTTCAGCACTACCGCTTCTTCTACGACGGGGCGACACCGGACGAGCCTGGACGGCGCACGTACCTGGGAGAACTGTCGGCGGTCCAGGGCGAGGGTTATCTCAAGACCTTCGACTATCGCGCGGACGGCAAGCTCTCCCGGTACGTGTTGCGGCTGGATGGCTGGCGTACGGTGGCGTCGGAGTTCACCTACGCGGACAATGGTGAGGCGCGGCAGACGACCACCTCGGTGTGGGACGCGATCGGAGGATTGCTGTCGGTCTCCAGCAATGAGCATCGATGGGATGCCCACGGCCGGTTGTCGGAGGTGTGGCTCAATGGCTATCCATTGGCCACCTTTGCTTATGATGCCAATGGACAGGCCAGCACCGCGACCTTTACCACGGGTGACCAGGTCCTGCTGGGGTACGATCCTCTGACCCATGAACGCTTGTCGATATCGCAATGGGCGGCGGGGGGATGGCATTCCTCCAACGCCCTGCGCTTCAACGCGAGAGGCTTTCCGGACCACGATACTTTCGTCATCGGCGGCAAGAACCTGCAGCGCCAGTACGCTTACTCGCCGCAGGGTTTTCTGACGGACGCACGTGACGCGGAGAATGCCTACTCCTACGGATTCGACGGCTCGGGTCTGCCGACGAGCATCGAGGAACAGGGATCGCGCCGCGACTTGAGTTGGGCCAGTGGTTCCCTCACCGCGGGGAACACGCTGTATACGTTCGACGCCCTCGGCCGCTCCCTCAGCAAGGGCGACCTGTCCTTCAGCTATGGCCCCAATGGCCATCTGGCGCTCGCCACTCGCGGTGGCAACACGTGGCGGTTCTTGTACGACGAGAACGGCCAGCGATTGCTGAAGTTCAGCGGAGCGACTCCCGTGGCGGCGTATCTGGAGCAGGGCGCCTATCTGGACGCGGGCGGTCTGGCGGAGCCTTTCAAGTTCTCCGGGCAGTTGGTGGGCCTCGTCCGGGGCAATTCCTTCCACCTGCTCGCTGCGGATGCTCGCGGCACGCTCATGGCGGAGCTGGACGGAACCCCCCGGTTGGCCTCTCCGTTTGGTCATCGGACCATCCATCCGGACATCGCGGCGATCGTGGATTATGTCCAGAAGGGCTACGATGCGGATCTGGAACTCGTCCGCATGGGGGTTCGCGACTACGATCCGACGATCAACCGGTTCCTGACCCCGGACCCGCTGTTCTTGGAGGAGCCGGAGCGCTGCGTGGACAGTCCGGCGGAGTGCAACCTGTATGGGTACGCGGGTGGCAATCCAGTGGCCTACGTGGATCCGACTGGAAAGGCTCTCGAGTCGGTATGGGATGCGGCGAGTCTCGGCATGGGCCTTGCCAGCATCGCCATGTGGGACAAGAACACGAGCACAGCCGCGAAGGTAGTCGATGTTGTATCGGTCATCGTCGATGGCGCGGCCTTGGCGCTGCCATTTGTTCCGGGAGGCGCGGGAGCCGTCATCAAGGGCTACCGGACCGCCAATAAGGCGGTGGATGCCGTCAAGAACGCCGACGAGGTAATGGCTGCCCTGCAGGCTTCTAACCGGGTGGATCTCTCCGCGATCAACCGTTCACGCAATGTCCCGACTTCCCACTACAACCCTTCGACCCTGAACGCACAGGGTAATGCAGCAAGGGCCGGTTCTCACACCAAGCCGGTCAACCTTCCTGCATGGAAGAAGGTTGAAATCGACATGGACCACATTGCCTCTGGCCACATGCGTGGAGGATCCCGTGTGAGTCCCCAGAAAGATTTGTTCCCTGACCACATGACCAGGAATCAAGTCGAATCATCAGTCAGACAAGCCTACAGACATGCCGAACCGGTGGCCAGCCAAGGTCCGCGTGTTTTGGTGCGGGGACCCGGGCCGGGCTTTCGCATCGAGATGTGGGTGAACAAGGAAACCAAGGCCATCGAAACTGCGTACCCTCTCTTTTAG
- a CDS encoding sterol desaturase family protein, with amino-acid sequence MNLILLSTPLFFILMAVEWLGGRLQHRRVFRGADVFANLCLGTAQTVFAAVSAGLLAGSYVTLYSLRLFDIPSTSAWAWVVLLLGTDFCYYWFHRASHRIHLTWAAHAPHHQSEDYNLSVALRQGPIQPLFSRVFYLPLALLGFPPAMFATAVALNTLYQFWVHTELIRTLGPLEWVFVTPSHHRVHHACNGRYLDKNHGGMLIIWDRMFGTFEAERERVTYGTVKPVSTFNPLVAALTPFRELVATIRKTPRLLDKLKVPFMPPEWSPPGVEALSLDVPPDRPRFEVHAPRRVALYVLLVGSLSLALILAFQVRISSLSPAVRLAFVAWFLASLGGLGGVLEGRRWARPVEALRLAAVPLLIAAL; translated from the coding sequence ATGAACCTCATCCTCCTGTCCACGCCCCTGTTCTTCATCTTGATGGCCGTCGAGTGGCTGGGCGGACGGCTTCAGCACCGGCGCGTCTTCCGCGGCGCGGATGTCTTCGCCAACCTGTGCCTCGGCACGGCCCAGACGGTCTTCGCCGCCGTGAGCGCGGGCCTGCTCGCGGGCTCCTACGTGACGCTGTATTCGCTGCGCCTCTTCGACATCCCGTCCACGTCCGCGTGGGCCTGGGTGGTGCTGCTGCTCGGCACCGACTTCTGTTACTACTGGTTCCACCGCGCCTCGCACCGCATCCATCTGACCTGGGCCGCCCACGCGCCCCACCACCAGAGCGAGGACTACAACCTGTCCGTCGCCCTGCGGCAGGGCCCCATCCAGCCCCTCTTCTCCCGCGTCTTCTACCTGCCGCTCGCGCTGCTGGGCTTCCCGCCCGCCATGTTCGCCACCGCCGTGGCGCTCAACACGCTCTATCAATTCTGGGTCCACACCGAGCTCATCCGCACGCTCGGACCCCTGGAGTGGGTTTTCGTCACGCCCTCGCATCACCGCGTGCACCACGCCTGCAACGGCCGCTATCTCGACAAGAACCACGGCGGCATGTTGATCATCTGGGACCGGATGTTCGGCACCTTCGAGGCCGAGCGTGAACGGGTGACCTACGGCACCGTCAAACCCGTGAGCACCTTCAATCCGCTCGTGGCCGCGCTGACCCCCTTCCGCGAACTCGTGGCCACCATCCGGAAGACGCCCCGCCTCCTCGACAAGCTCAAGGTGCCGTTCATGCCCCCCGAGTGGAGTCCTCCCGGCGTGGAGGCCCTCTCCCTCGACGTTCCTCCCGACAGGCCGCGCTTCGAGGTGCATGCCCCCCGACGGGTGGCGCTCTACGTGCTGCTCGTGGGCAGTCTGTCACTGGCCCTCATCCTGGCGTTCCAGGTGCGGATCTCCTCCCTGTCCCCGGCCGTGCGGCTCGCGTTCGTGGCCTGGTTCCTCGCCTCGCTGGGAGGACTCGGGGGCGTGCTGGAGGGCCGGCGCTGGGCACGCCCCGTAGAGGCCCTGCGGCTCGCGGCGGTGCCCTTGCTCATCGCGGCGCTCTGA
- a CDS encoding TonB-dependent receptor has protein sequence MTISLPLRGRALLLALLALAVLPLPALAAGENYGRLSGYVYDPTGTPLSEVPLTLSGPALQQPQERSSGEDGRYEFPLVPPGEGYTLEVKVEGFTPIKLTNISVRLGQTTPVDVKLEVFTETQAVATYEITERVNPIINPDSAETGAVVTAEKAASTPVYNQVQTIAQLVAGVGPGNAPSLRGGLSRWGKFYVDGMDTTDVSDGSITATMNYYAVENFEVITGGLDAQYNSLGVVQNIVTKTGSNNWTYDATLVLQPAWSAAKTQYASNQPLSTGNLLNSTTRQAETTFYAPLLAFGGPIVKDRLWFYASGQWNFSMREIPLTIKGQQENRPRDTQTKLARLKLTWQPTSRDRVSFAVNVDNNTITNNIGSATTSPEAESRIDRGGYFLIGNYDHSFNDNVLFQLQTGATYKHAYFGPQNDDMNAISHADENDNFFTTGSSGSLSSSIAGNYSTEDKWRFQFDPTVLVKAGAHQMKGGVQLGYLMGTLNVGTTGNYRYTDKGGICNPEDPSTFAYCNTRAAFYGSNDVLGSNTASGAVAQLGAFVQDRWTVNRQLTLIAGLRADVGRLYGDDGAFVTNLVGIGPRVSATYDLTNDRKTLLKAHYGRSNEVGDVFIAQRANPDIQRYTATFNPAAGAFPDCGPGTPLANNVCTRSGGANGRSFASTHTPTSVDEVSLGLHREVSQGVVLGTDLTYRRYNNMWVDEEINQIWDATGTRVIGNVNGTAGEVFLIHNPDSAWRDYKGVDLWAQGKLGGWDLLASYTLGFNNGTVASYFDGYGSNPRTQYLFEGPTPDDIRHTLKGAVNYATSFGLDFGVRMRYLTGTPLWQNQSLSNPNTTLYRSPRGTGYTVNRGLANFNDPSTISELRNPDLFVIDAQARYDVGRLFNIKNKFEITAMVVNVLNNTATTSIYDQYATTNSNYGLSRNRNGGLQAELLLRFRN, from the coding sequence ATGACGATTTCCCTTCCGCTTCGCGGCCGGGCGCTATTGCTGGCGCTCCTGGCGCTCGCTGTCCTGCCGCTGCCCGCGCTCGCCGCGGGCGAGAACTACGGTCGGCTCTCCGGCTATGTGTACGACCCCACCGGCACCCCGCTGTCCGAGGTGCCCCTGACCCTCAGCGGCCCCGCGCTCCAGCAGCCCCAGGAGCGCAGCAGCGGCGAGGACGGCCGCTACGAGTTCCCCCTGGTGCCCCCCGGCGAAGGCTACACCCTCGAGGTCAAGGTCGAGGGCTTCACCCCCATCAAGCTCACCAACATCTCCGTCCGGCTGGGCCAGACGACGCCGGTGGACGTGAAGCTCGAGGTGTTCACCGAGACGCAGGCGGTGGCCACCTATGAAATCACCGAGCGCGTCAATCCCATCATCAACCCGGACTCGGCCGAGACGGGTGCGGTGGTGACGGCGGAGAAGGCCGCGTCCACGCCCGTGTACAACCAGGTGCAGACCATCGCCCAGCTCGTGGCGGGCGTGGGCCCGGGCAACGCCCCGAGCCTGCGCGGCGGCCTGTCGCGCTGGGGCAAGTTCTACGTGGACGGCATGGACACCACGGACGTGTCCGACGGCTCCATCACCGCCACGATGAACTACTACGCGGTGGAGAACTTCGAGGTCATCACCGGTGGCCTGGACGCGCAGTACAACTCGCTGGGCGTGGTGCAGAACATCGTCACCAAGACGGGCTCCAACAACTGGACCTACGACGCGACGCTCGTGCTGCAGCCCGCCTGGAGCGCCGCCAAGACGCAGTACGCCTCCAACCAGCCGCTGAGCACCGGCAACCTGCTCAACAGCACCACCCGGCAGGCGGAGACCACGTTCTACGCGCCCCTGCTCGCCTTCGGCGGTCCCATCGTCAAGGACCGGCTGTGGTTCTACGCGAGCGGCCAGTGGAACTTCTCGATGCGAGAGATCCCCCTGACCATCAAGGGCCAGCAGGAGAACCGGCCCCGCGACACCCAGACGAAGCTCGCCCGGCTCAAGCTCACCTGGCAGCCCACGAGCCGTGACCGCGTGTCCTTCGCCGTCAACGTCGACAACAACACCATCACCAACAACATCGGCAGCGCGACGACGTCGCCCGAGGCCGAGTCGCGCATCGACCGCGGCGGCTACTTCCTCATCGGCAACTACGACCACAGCTTCAACGACAACGTCCTCTTCCAGTTGCAGACGGGCGCCACCTACAAGCACGCATACTTCGGTCCGCAGAACGATGACATGAACGCCATCTCGCACGCGGACGAGAACGACAACTTCTTCACCACGGGCTCCTCGGGCTCGCTGTCCAGCAGCATCGCGGGCAACTACTCCACCGAGGACAAGTGGCGCTTCCAGTTCGACCCCACCGTGCTCGTCAAGGCGGGCGCGCACCAGATGAAGGGCGGCGTGCAGCTCGGCTACCTGATGGGCACGCTGAACGTGGGCACCACCGGCAACTACCGCTACACGGACAAGGGCGGCATCTGCAACCCGGAGGACCCGAGCACCTTCGCTTATTGCAACACGCGCGCGGCCTTCTACGGCAGCAATGACGTGCTGGGCAGCAACACCGCCAGCGGCGCCGTGGCCCAGTTGGGCGCCTTCGTGCAGGACCGCTGGACCGTCAACCGCCAGCTCACGCTGATCGCCGGTCTGCGCGCCGACGTGGGCCGACTCTACGGCGACGATGGCGCCTTCGTCACCAACCTGGTGGGCATCGGCCCGCGCGTGTCGGCGACGTATGACCTCACCAATGACCGCAAGACCCTGCTCAAGGCGCACTACGGCCGCTCCAACGAGGTCGGCGACGTCTTCATCGCGCAGCGCGCCAACCCGGACATCCAGCGCTACACCGCCACCTTCAACCCGGCGGCTGGCGCCTTCCCGGACTGTGGTCCCGGCACGCCCCTGGCCAACAACGTCTGTACCCGGAGCGGTGGTGCCAACGGCCGCTCCTTCGCCAGCACGCACACGCCGACGAGCGTGGACGAGGTGAGCCTGGGTCTGCACCGCGAGGTGAGTCAGGGCGTCGTGCTCGGCACGGACCTCACCTACCGCCGCTATAACAACATGTGGGTGGACGAGGAGATCAACCAGATCTGGGACGCCACTGGCACGCGCGTCATCGGCAACGTGAACGGCACGGCCGGGGAGGTGTTCCTCATCCACAACCCGGACAGCGCGTGGCGCGACTACAAGGGCGTCGACCTGTGGGCGCAGGGCAAGCTGGGCGGGTGGGATCTGCTGGCCAGCTACACCCTGGGCTTCAACAACGGCACCGTGGCCAGCTACTTCGACGGCTACGGCAGCAACCCGCGCACCCAGTACCTCTTCGAGGGCCCGACGCCGGACGACATCCGCCACACGCTCAAGGGCGCCGTCAACTACGCGACCTCCTTCGGTCTCGATTTCGGCGTGCGCATGCGCTACCTGACCGGCACGCCGCTGTGGCAGAACCAGTCGCTCAGCAACCCCAACACCACCCTGTACCGCTCTCCGCGCGGCACGGGCTACACGGTCAACCGGGGCCTGGCGAACTTCAACGACCCCTCGACCATCTCCGAGCTGCGCAATCCCGACCTGTTCGTCATCGACGCCCAGGCCCGCTACGACGTGGGCCGCCTGTTCAACATCAAGAACAAGTTCGAGATCACCGCGATGGTGGTGAACGTGCTCAACAACACCGCCACCACCAGCATCTACGACCAGTACGCGACCACCAACTCCAACTACGGCCTGTCCCGCAACCGTAACGGTGGACTGCAGGCGGAGCTGCTGCTGCGCTTCCGCAACTAG